GAACACGATGAACATGTACTCGTCGGCGGGCTTGACGCCGACCTGCGGGCCGGTCCCGATCAGCAGCGGCCGGACGTACAGGCTCGCGCCGGTCCCGTACGGCGGGATGTACTTCGCGTTGGCCTTGACCACGCGGAGCACCGCGTCGATGAACAGCTCCTCCGGCACCGGCGCCATGAAGGTCTTCTCCGCGGAGCGGATCAGCCGCCGGGCGTTCTCCTCGACGCGGAACACGACGGCGCGCCCGTCCTTCTGCTCGAAGACCTTGAGCCCCTCGAAAGCCTCCTGGCCGTAGTGCAGGCACGTCGCGGCCATGTGCATGGGCATCGTGATGTCGCCCGTGATCACGCCCTCGCTCCACTTGCCGTCCTTCCAGGTGTAGCGGATGTTGTAGTCGGTCTCGTGGTAGCCGAACGCCAGGTTCTTCCAGTCGAGCTTCGCCTTCTCCATGATCGCCTCCTCGTGTCCCGCCCCGGTCCGATCCACCCATACCACGGCCGCGCTGCGGGTTGTCAAAGGGATTTCGGGCAATTCAGGGGTGCTTCCGCTCCACCTCTTCGAGCCGCTCTAGGGCGTCGAGGGAGAGGGCCCGGACCTCGGGGATCTCGTGTCCGATGGCGGTCATCTCGAGGTAGGCGCGCGCCTCGTTGCCGCCGAGCTTCGAGATCGCCTCTATGGCGCGCACCTCGCTGCGCACGTCGCCGCGCCGGATTCCCGCGATGAGCACGGGCACCGCGCTCCAGTCGCCGATCGCGACGAGCGCGTCCGCCGCCGCCTCGGCCACCTGCGCGCGGGGATCGTCGAGCACCGCCCCGATCGCCGGCACGGCCGCCCTGCACTTCCCGTCCGCGAGCAGCGCGAGCGCGAGCAGCTGCTCGTCGGGCTCCGCGCCGTCGAGGGCCCGGACCCAGGCAGCCTCGTCCGCGCCGTACAGGACGAACATCGACGCGAGCGCCTTGCCGAGATCGTCCACGCCGCGCCGCGCGAGCTCGGAGGCGTCGCTCCGCCCCTGCGCCCGGCCGGTCGCGACGATCGCGGCGCGGATCGGCACGCGGGCGTCGACGCCCTGGAGCTTCGCCTCGACGCGCACTGCGGCCTCCTCCCCCGTCGCGCTCCACGTCCCGGTCACGTCGAGCCGCGGCGCTGCGCCCTCCCGGGCGCGCGCGGGGAAGCGCGGCAGGCGCGCGATCATCGCCGCGGCGTCCGCCCGGAAGGACCGCGCGTCCGGCACGGTGGCGCCGCCTCCCGCGGCGGGCGCGAGCGCAACCGCCCCCGCCTCGACTCTGACGGCCGCGCCCTTCTCGCCGTCCGCTCCGCCGCACGCCGCCGCCAGGATTGCGACCGCCGACGAGAGCGCGATGTGGCGAGGTGATCGAGGGAGGCGCATCGGCCGGATCAGAAGCCGATCTGGCCCATCAGCGTGACCTCGTGGACGTCGGGCTGGTACGCCATCCATGGAACGAGGTAGCTCTTGCTCTGATCGGCCGGGAGCTGGCCGCGGTACTCGAGCTGCAGCTTCATGTTCTGGCCGAAGACGTAGTAGTTGAGCGCCGCGGTGAACTCGTGGACGTGATCCAGCTCGCGCTTCACGTCCGCGTCGTACATGCCGTACCGGAACGCGGGCTCGAGCCCGATCGCCTTGATGTAGAAGGCCGCCTGGGCGGACGCGCCGAACGACCGCATGACCCACTTCTCCTTCTGGCCGGCGGCGTCCGCCGTGTACAGCACGACGCCGTGATCCGAGTTGCGGAAGAAGACGCTGCCCATCACCGAGAGCCCCCACCACTTGAAGAGGACGTCGCCCGTGACGTTGGAGTCCTCGGAGTTGTAGACCGCGTCCTTGCTGCTGACGATGCTCGGATCGCGGTGCTGCGGCAGGTCGAAGAAGTAGGAGGCGCCGATGCTGAGCAGCGGCCTCTCGGCGGCGTCGATGTCGGACATCCCCGCCGACATGGCGCCGAGCGGGTCGGTCCAGAGGCGGCCGCCGACGAGGACGTCGCGGTTGTCGTTGCCGACGTTCGGGCCGCTGCCGTTGAACACGCCGACCGCGTAGTTGAACACGGCGCTCGCGATCTCGCCGTGGACCATCAGGCCGCGGTCGTAGCCGAAGCTCGAGCCGCGCACCGTCTCGTAGTCCCAGCCGCAGGCGAGCGCCGTGCAGACCGCCGGGTTGTCGGACTCGCCCCATCGCGCGTAGCGCCGCGTCATGAGCGCCGGCGACGTGAAGGTGAGCGCGTTCGCGCCCACGAGCGTCTCGCGGTCGAACGGGACCTTGAACTGGCCGGCGCGCACCTTGAGCTCGGGCATGGGCGCGAACTCGCCGTAGAACGCGAGCACCCGCAGCGCGTGCTGGTTCACGGTGACGCGGTTGTACCGCGCGTCGGCCTCGACCGCCGCGTTGTAGGGGTACGACACCTTGCCGTTCAGCGTGCCGTAGTCGAGCTCGCCCAAGAAGTGGACCACCTCGAAGACCTGGGCCTTGAGGTAGAGCCGCGTGGCGGCGAGCCCGAAGCCGTTCGCCGTGACCTCCGTGTCGCCGCCGCTCGGGACGAGCTGTCCCTCCGCGTTCAGGACGCCCTGGACCGCGCCGTAGGAGTTGAGGTCGTAGACCTTGTTGATCGTCATCTGCCAGTACGGCTTCGCGAACCCGCCGATCACGAGCTTGTGCTTGCCGTCGCGCGACTGGACGAAGAACCCCTTGTCGTAGCCGGCGACCTCGTTCTTCGTGGCCTCCTCGAGCTTCGCCTTGAGGTCCCCTATCTCCCGCCAGAGGTTCTCGATCTCCTCGCCGGCGGCGTCGAGGCGCGCGTCCCGCTCCTCGTCGGCGGCCGCCAGCTCGGCCGCGCCCTCCTTGACCTCGTCGATCCGGGCGGCCATCTCGTCGACCTTCGCCTGCAGATCCACCTGCAGCTCCCGGAGCTTCGCCGGGTCGTCGGCGCCGACGATCTCCCCGAGCGTCTTGTCCATGCGCTGGACCTGGGTCTCGAGATCCGCGACCCGATCCTGGACCTTCTTGGGCTTCTCCTTCGCCTTCCCCTCCTGGGCCTGCGCGACCCCGGCGAAGGCGAGCGTGAGCACCGCGGCCGCGAGGGCGGCCCATGCAGCTTTCCCGCGTATCGTCGTCATCATCCTTCTCCTCGTGTTTGGGCCAGAAATCGCCGGCATCTTATCCCGAACGAGTGTCGATTTCCACACGGGAGGTTCCCCCGTGCGCGAAAACGGTTCAGGGGTTCCCCCGCACGGCGCGCAGGGGCGGGTAGAGGAAGCCGACCGCGCGCGGCCTGTCGAGCGTCCTGTACCGCGCCTCGACGTCGCGCTGCCAGCGCGCCTCGCTGCCGCGCATCGTGTCGATCATCGCCGCGGCCGCGACCGCGTCCCCCACGTAGCGGATCCGCCGGACCTCCGCGAGCAGCTCCCCGACGGCGCGCCGCGCCGCCGCGAGATCCGTCACGCCGCACCGCAGCGGCTCGCCCGGCTTCCCGTCCCCGCCCGTGACCTCGATCGCCCCCTTGGCCAGGAGGTTGCGCGCGATCGCCCGGCGCGCGGCGGCCGCGGCCGCGAGATCCTGCGGCGGCGCCCCGAACCCGTACGACTCGAACGCCCAGCCGACGTAGTCCTCGTACAGCGCCCGCGCGCACTCCTCGCTCGCGACGATCCCGATCTCCCGCGCGGCCGGGTCGAGCGCGAGGTACAGCGCCGCGAGGTCCGCGCGCATCGCCGCCAGGAGCTCCGCGTGCGCCCCCAAGTGCGTCGCGATCCACCCCGGCGGCCGGGTTTCCGTGCCGTCCGTGCCCCGCCCCGCCGCCTCCCGGAGCGCGAGGAGCGCGAGGCGCGTCCGCGCGCGCCACTCGAGCCTCAACCGCGCGGTCGCTTCGTCGCGCGAGTAGAGCCCGGCGATCCGCCTCCCCACGGCGCCGTCGAACGCCGCGGCGGCCCCGGTCAGGAGCCAGACCTCGCCGCGCCCGCCCGCGTCGACCTCCACCAAGGGGCCGTCGATCATCCGCCACAGCTCGCCTCGGCCGTGGAGCGGCCCGAGGGAGCCCGCGGCGAAGATGTCGCGGACCGCGCGCGTCCTGCGGCCCTTCGCGGCGGCCTCCGTGACGCTCTTTCCGCCGCCCTGGGCGCGGACGATCTTGTCGAGCGCCGCGGCCTTCGCCGAGACGGCGTCCAGGAGCCGCTGCTCCTCCTTCGCCGGGACGCCCACGAGCCCGCGGGGCTCGCCGCCGCGCTCGGCGGGGCCGAGCCCGAGCAGGAAGCACGTACCCGGCGCCTCGTCCACTTTCGGGAGCGCAGGGATCTTCTCTTGCGGAGCGGCCGCGATCTCCGCTGCCCCGGCGCCCGCGTCCGCCTCGCTCGCGTCGGGCCGGCCGAAGATCGCCGGCCGGATCGCGGCCATCAGCGCCTCGATCTCCTGCACGCGATCTGCGCCGAGCAGCGAAGGCGATCGCGGGACGTCGAACGCGGAGCCGGAGCGGGCGGCGAGCTCGGCCGCCGAGGCCAGCTCCCCCGGGATGAACTCCGGCCGCAGGAGCCCGGCGGCGTTCGTGCGCGCGCCCTCCGCCCTCGGGGCGGTCCCGTGGTGGACGCGGAGCGCGAGGAGGTAGCGCTCGAGCCTGCCGCGCGTTGCGCCACTCAACGCGTCGCCGTGTCGGAGGATCTCCTCGACGGTGCGCCGGATGCGGAGGTTTTCGGGGCCGAGCCGCTCGAACAGGGCGTCGTCCGCCGCGCGGGCCGCCTCCAGCTCCGCGGCGACGGCGCGCGCGACGGGCGCCTCGAGCGCGGTCGCGAACGAGACGTCGACCGGGATCAGCCAGACGCCGCCCAGGCGCTCGACCCCGTCCGCGTCCTTCACGTTCTCCTCGACGCGCGGCGCGATCTCCTCGTCCACGACCGCCCAGTTGGGCTGCTCCGGCTCGAACGGGAGCTGCGGCGCGGCCGCCTCGCCGCACGCCGCCGCGAGCGAGGCCGCGAGGGCCCAGTGCGCGGCGCGCCTCATGCGCCGAACCTCGCGAGCACGGTGTCGCGGGCGGCCTCCCCGCTCTCGCGCGGGTGGTCCACCGTGTAGTGCAGGCCGCGGCTCTCCCGGCGCGCCCGCGCCGAGTCGATGATGAGGTGGGCGACGGTCGAGATGTTGCGCAGCTCGAGCAGGTCGGACGTGATCACGTACTTCCAGTAGTACTCCTTGATCTCCTCCATCAGCACGTCGTGGCGCCGCCTGGCGCGGGCCAGCCGCGAGTCGGAGCGCACGATGCCGACGTAGTTCCACATGTAGCGCCGCAGCTCGTCCCAGTCCTGCGACACGACGACCGTCTCGTCGCTCGGCACGGCCGCGCCGATCTCCCAGTCGTGGACGTCGTCGAACGACGGGCGGCCGGTCTCCCGCGCCGCGAGCCCCGCCCGGTGCGCGAACACGAGCCCCTCGAGCAGCGAGTTCGACGCGAGCCGGTTGGCGCCGTGGAGCCCCGTGCACGCGGTCTCGCCGATCGCGAACAGGCCGGGCACCGTGGTGCGGCCGTCCCTGTCCGTGAGCAGCCCGCCGCAGCTGAAGTGCGCCGCCGGGACCACCGGGATCGGCTGCGCGCCGATGTCGATGCCGTGCTCCGCGCACGTCGCGCTGATGGTCGGGAACCGCTCGGCCAGGAACGCGCGGTCGAGGTGCGTGGCGTCGAGCACGACGTGGTCGTGGCCGCTCTTCTTCATCTCCGAGTCGATCGCCCGCGCCACGACGTCCCTTGGGGCGAGCTCCCGGAGCGGATGGTAGTCGGCCATGAACGCGCGGCCCTCGAGATCGCGGAGCACCCCGCCCTCGCCGCGCAGCGCCTCGGTGATGAGGGCGCTCTTCGCATGCGGGTGGTAGAGGATCGTCGGGTGGAACTGGAAGAACTCCATGTTCGAAACCAAAGCGCCCACCCGATAGCCCATGGCGACGCCGTCGCCGGTCGCGATGTCCGGGTTCGACGTGTACAGGTAGACCTTGCCCGCGCCGCCGGTCGCGAGGACGGTGACCGGGGCGACGTAGGTGTGGATCTCGCCCGTGCGCGTGTCGAGCGCGTGGGCGCCCTTGCAGACGCGGTCCGCGAGGTGGCGACGGGGGACGATCACGTCGATCGCGACGTGGTTCTCGTGGATCTCGACGCCCGGCAGCGCGCGCACGTTGCCGAGCATCGTGCGGACCACCTCCCGCCCGGTCGCGTCCGCCGCGTGGACGATGCGGCGCGCCGAGTGCCCGCCTTCCCGTCCGAGATCGAGCTCGCCGGGGTGGCCCTTGCGCGTCGTGAACCGCGCGCCCAGGCTCTGCAGCTCGGCGATGCGCCCCGGCCCGTCGCGGACGCACATCTCGACGACGTCGCGCCGGCACAGGCCGCACCCGGCGGTCAGCGTGTCGGCGATGTGCGCCTCGAACGAGTCCGTGCCGTCGATGACCGTCGCCACCCCGCCCTGCGCCTGGCTGGTGGCCGAGACGTCCGCCGCGCGCTTCGTGAGCATGACGACGCGGCCGGTGCCCGCGACCGTGCGGGCGAATTCCAGGCCGGCGACGCCGGTTCCGATGACGAGGTAGTCGCAGTCGACGCGCATGGCGCGGACTATAATCCAAATCGATCGGGGTTAGCCATCGGAAGTGCGCGCCGCCGGCGCCGGAGAGCGATATCGACTCGTGCTCATTTGTCACCCCCGTGGTGGGGCATCATATCACCGAACGCGGGCAGATGCCCCTCGCACTAAGGCCGTGTCCCCAAGGCACCGTTGCTGTCTCATGAAACAGCGTGACTGCGACCCCCTCGCATCTCGACTGCGAACTTTCGCATCTCCACTGCTCAGCGGGCGCCGCCGTCCACTCCGGCGTCGGCGGGCCGCGCGGCGTCGGCGTCGAGGTTCTGGTAGCCGTAGAGCAGCGCCTCGGCGATCCAGGTGCCGATCTTGCGCGCGCCGTGCTCGGTCGGGTGGATCATGTCCGCGCCGCCGAGCCCCTTCCCGAGCCATCCGGCCATGCTGCCCTTGCCGCCCATGGCGCGCCACGTGTCGAAGAACGCGCAGCCCGTCTCGAGCGCGACCTCGCGCTGGACGGCGTTCAGCTTCTCGGGCATCGGCGCGGAGCCGAGGCCGCCGGTGTCGAGCCTGCGCGCCTGGTCCATGGGCCCGACGACGAGGACGGAGGCCTCCGGGAGCGCCTCGCGGACCGTCGCTATCACCTCGGCGAAGTCCTTGCGGTACTCGCCGAGGACGAGGAACCGGTTGGCGCCCTCGTTGGCGCCGAAGTGGAGCACGACGAGCCGCGGATCCCGCTGCCTGAGCTCCGCGATCCAGTGCGCGCGGTCGTAGCGGCCGAGCACCGAGGCGCGCGCGCCGTTGACCGCGAGGCTGTCCCAGACGACGCCCCGCTCCCCGCTCTCGAGCGCGGCGCCGAACACGCGGAGCTCGCCGTCGTTGTTGAACTCGATCTCCACGCGCGACGCGCCCCGCGGCACCTCGACCCCCTTGTGCGCGACGCGGCGCTCCGGCGCGCGCGTCTCGACGGTCTCCCGCTTCCCGCCGTCCACGATGACGTCGAAGCTGCCGCCGCGCGGCTGCTCGAGGTAGGAGAGGTCCACGGTCGACACCCGCCGGCCGATGTCGCCCTCGGCCGCGGGGCCGATGCGGACGCGCCCGTGGCTCTGGCGCTGCGCCTCGAACGCGACCCCGCCGAGCCCGTACAGCCCGTCCGCCAGCGGATCGGCGGTGATCGGCCGCGCGCGCCACTTGCCCCACGCGCCGTGGGTCACGCCCTCGTGTCGGTACCAGCGCCACGGCTTGCCGAGCAGGATGAAGCCGTGCCCGCCGTCCCCGAACCGCTGCTGGAGGATCGATCGCACCCGCCCGGAGAGGTGATCCGTGGTCAGGATGGAGTCGCCGTAGTGGATCGCGCGGACGACCCGCGCGCCCTCCCCGGCCTCGAGCGCCGCGAGCGCGAGGTAGAACGCCCGCATCGCGCCGCCGGGATCCTCTATCGCCAGGTGGGGCGCCGCGATCCGCGCGCCGCTCGCCACGCGCGCCGCCTCGCGGTCGACCTCGGCCGTGAGCGCCGCGGAGGGCGCCGACGAGGCCGCCCCGAAGGACAACCCGCCGGGCTCCGCGCCCGCCCCGCCGGCCTCCTCGGCCGCCGCGCCGTCGTCGGAGAGCCAGACGCGATCGACCGCGTAGGCCGCCGCGCCGAGCACGGCGAAGCACGCCGCGAAGACGACGATCTTGAAAGGCGGCCCCCGCCGGACCGGCTGGTCTTCTCCCGCGCTCATGTTGACGTGGCATACCGCCCAAAACCGTTGCCGTCGATGCGGTTTTTCGGCAATCTCTCGCGGGACGAGCCTGAAGTGGGAGGGCAACGGGATGAAGACAACGGCGTTGCGCGCGCTCGCGGCGGCGGCCGCGGCGATTCTGGCGACGGGCTGCGTGGTGGAGAACCAGGCCGCGGGAGGCGACGACGGCGGCGCGGACGGCGACTCGGACGCCGACGCCGGGGAGGACGCCGGCGCGTACCTCGCCTGCGACGAGAACGGCGACGTCTGCCACTTCGACGCGGACGGCGATCCTGTCGGCGTCGCCGTGGACTGCCCGGACCAGAACTCCGTGTGCGTGGAGACCGACGGCGGCGCGCCCGAGTGCCAGTGCGTCGCGCACTTCGAGCTCGCGACGGGCTGCTCCGCCTGCGAGACCGGCTGGGGCGGCGCGGCGTGCGCGGTGTGCGAGATCGGCTACGGCGGCGCCGCGTGCGCGGAGTGCGTCGAGCCGTACGTCTTCGCCGACGGGGAGTGCGTCTACGGCGCGATGTGCGGCGCGGACTCCCTGTGGCTCGACGACGGCGCCCTGCCCGGCACCGCTCGGCCGGACGAGGAGCTCGCGGTGGGCGGCACGCCGGGCGAAGGCACGACGGTCGATCTCGTCACCGGGCTCGAGTGGCAGAGGTGCCCCACCGGCACGGTCGGCGACGGCACCTCGTGCACGGGCGGAGACCCGGAGCGCGTCACGCACGCGGCGGCGATCACGCACTGCGCGGCGCCGTACGGCGGGCACGGCGATTGGCGGCTGCCCGAGGCGAGCGAGCTCCAGAGCCTCTTCGACTACAAGGACGGCCAGTTCCACATCAACGCGAACTACTTCTGGGGCCTCGCCGAGGAGATCTGGTCGTCGACCGAGATGCCGGGATCGGGCGGACAGTACTTCGTCGTGGGCTACGCCGGGATGAGCGCGGGGACGTCGGGCGACGACCTGGCCTACGGGCTCTGCGTCCGCGACGTCGCCGTGCCGGAGTCGACCGGGCCGCGCTTCGCGCTCGGCGCGGCGGACGGATCCACCGCGATCGATCTGTGGGCTGCCCGCGAGTGGCGGCGGTGCGCCTACGGCCAGGTATGGTACGAGGCCTCGTGCCTGGGCGTGCCCGAGCCCTGCGATCCCTTCGCCGATCCGCCGGCCGAGGACCCCGCGTGCGGCGACGAGTACGGGGGCCACGCGGACTGGCGCGTCCCGAACGCGGCGGAGATGACGAGCCTGCTCGCGTGGTGCGACGAGGCGCGCCACTACTTCGCGGAGGCGTTCGCCGTGCCGCTCGGGGGGGACAGGTACTGGACCGCCACCGCCCACCCCGACATGGACTACGTCTACGCGTTCGACCTCTCCGCGCGCCAGCCGATCGCGCTCGCGACCCCCCAGGGGCTGCCGGTGCTCTGCGTACGGGATCCGGGCTAGGGCTCCTCGTCCCTGCCCCCCTTCACGAGCGCGTCGTCGCCGAACCGCTCGCACACGGCGTCCACGGTGCGCTCGAGGCGCCGCGCCCGCTCTCCCCGCGGGTCCAAGAAGAGCTCGAGCTGCCCGCGATCGCCCTCGGCGCGGAGATCGTACGCCGCCATCCCGACGAGGCGGAACCGCTCCCCGAGATCGAGCTCGCCAAGGAGCGCCCGGGCCGCGGCCATGAACGCCTCGGCCGTGTCTGCGGGAGCGCGGAGGCGGGCCTGCCGCGTGTGCAGCCGGAACGCGTCCGTCTTGAGCTTCACGCGCACGCCCCCGGCGAGGAGACCCGTGCGGCGCACGCGCCGCGCCACCCGATCCGCGAGCGGCCCGAGGAGGCCCGACACGGCGGCCTCTCCCGTCACGTCCTCCGCGAGGGTCGTCTCCGCGCCGACGCTCCGGGCGTCGCGGTCCGGCACCACCTCCCGATCGTCGATCCCGTTCGCCAGCATCCACGCGTGCGGCCCGAGCGCGCCGAGCTCCGCCTCGAGGAGCGGCCGCGGCGCGCGCGCGACGTCGCCTATCGTCGCGAGCCCGAGCGCCTCGAACCTGGGGAGCGTCTTCGCGCCGACACCCCACAGGCACGACACCGGCAGCGGGTCGAGGAACGCGGCCACCTCCCCCGGCGGCACGACGGTCAGCCCGTCCGGCTTCCTCCTGTCGCTCGCCACCTTGGCGACGTACTTCGTGCACGACACGCCGACCGAGATCGTGAGCCCGCCCGTGGCCTCGCGCACCTCGCGCCGGATCCGCTCCGCCGCCTCCCCGGGCCCGCCGAACAGCCCCTCGGTGCCGGTCATGTCGAGGAACGCCTCGTCCAGGCTGAGCGGCTCGACCAGCGGCGAGAAGCGGCCGAACACCTCCATGATCCGCTCCGAGCACTCCGCGTACCGCGCCATGTCCGGCGGCACGACGACGGCGTCCCTGCACCGCCGCACCGCCTCGGCCATGGGCATGGCGCTGTGCACGCCGTACCTCCGCGCCTCGTAGCTCGCGGTCGAGACGACGCCGCGCCGCAAGGGGCCGCCGACGATCACGGGCACCCCGCGCAGCTCGGGCCGGTCGCGCTGCTCCACGGCCGCGAAGAACGCGTCCATGTCGGCGTGGAGGATGGTCCGCGGCCAGGGGTGCGCGTCGCTCACGCGGCGAGGTTACACCACCCGGAAGGCGCCGTCTTGATGTACACTCCCCAGTCGAAGCGCCCGGCGGCGCGAAAGGGGGTCGTCATGAGGACACTGCTTCTCGGCGTTCTGCTCGCGGCGGCGTGGGTCGCGCTCGCGGCCTGCGACGGCGGCGGCGACGGAGGGGACTCCGACTCGGACTCGGATTCCGACTCGGACTCGGATTCCGACTCGGACTCCGACACGGACTCCGACTCGGACTCCGACACCGATTCCGACACGGATTCCGATTCCGACTCCGACACGGATTCCGACGCCGACGCCGTGTGCGAAAGATGGAACGCGGACCGCGCGGATCTCTCGGAGGGCGCCTGGTCCGGCTCCTTGGACACGTGCGACGCCGGCGACATCACGGAGTCGGCCCGGGAGAGCGCGCTGCGCCTCGTCAACCTCTACCGCTGGCTCTGCGGCCTCCCGGCCGTCACCGACGACGCGACGAAGAACGCCGGCGCGCAGGAGTGCGCCCTCATGATGCACGCGAACGGCACGCTCAACCACTACCCGCCCACGTCGTGGACCTGCTACTCGGACGCCGGCGCGTCGACCGCCGGGCAGAGCAACATCGCGACCGCCGCCGCCGTCGGGGCCGTGGACCTCTACATGGTGGATCCGGGCAACCCGACGACGATCGGGCACCGGCGCTGGATCCTGTCCAACTCGCTCGGCCCGATCGGCATCGGCTCGACGAGCGGCTATTCGTGCATGCACGTCCTCTACGGCAGCGGATCGGCCGGCGCGTCGTGGACCGCGTGGCCGCCTTCGGGCCAGGTGCCCATCGCGGCGTTCACGCCCTCGTGGTCCAGCGTCGACGACACCGGGTGGACCGTGCAGAGCGACTCGATCAGCCTCTCGAGCGCGGACGTGACCGTCACGCTGGGGGGCGACGACAAACCCGTGACCGTCACGCACCTGCTCGAGGGCTACGGCAGCTCGAGCGCGATCTCGTTCATCCCCTCGGGCTGGTCGACCGCCGCCGGGAACACGTACCACGTCACCCTGTCCGGCGTCTCGTCGCCCATCGAGTATGACGTCGAGGTCATCGACTGCCCGTAACCCTTCTGCACCGGAGAACCACATGGAACAGAAAGTGAAGATCGTCGCGACGCTCGGCCCGGCGAGCGACTCCCCCGAGATCGTGCGCGCCCTGATCGCCGCCGGCGCGGACGTGTTCCGGCTCAACTTCTCGCACGGGACGCACGAGGGGCACCGCCGCGCCTTCGACACCGTGCGCGCGGAGGCCGGGCGGGCGGGCGTCTGCACCGCCGTGCTCGCGGACCTGTGCGGCCCCAAGATCCGGATCGGCGAGGTCGCGGGCGGCGGCGTCCCGATCGCGACAGGCGACGACATCGAGCTCACGACCGAGAAGATCGCCGGCGACGCGCGGCGGGTCTCGACGACGTACAGGCCGCTCCCGAGGGACGTGAAGCCGGGGGCCCGCATCCTCCTCGACGACGGCCTGCTCGAGCTCGAGGTCGCGTCGATCGCGGGCGAGCTCGTCCGCTGCCGCGTGATAGTCGGCGGCGTCCTCAAGAGCCACAAGGGGATGAACATCCCGGGAACGCCCCTCTCGACGCCAGCGATGACCGACAAGGATCGCGAAGATCTCGCGTTCGCGCGGGAGCTCGGGGTCGACTACGCCGCGCTCTCGTTCGTGCGCCGCCCCGAGGACGTGCTCGAGGCCAAGGCGCTCGCCGGCGACATCCCGGTGATCGCCAAGATCGAGAAGCCCGAGGCGATCGCCTCGCTCGACGCGATCATCGCCGCGGCGGACGGCATCATGGTCGCGCGGGGCGATCTCGGGGTCGAGGCGGGCGCGGAGCAGGTGCCGCTGCTCCAGAAGCGGATGGTGCGCGACGCCGTGTCCGCGGGCAAGCCGGTGATCGTCGCCACGCAGATGCTCGACTCGATGATCCACAACCCGCGGCCGACGCGCGCCGAGGTGTCCGACGTCGCGAACGCGGTGCTCGACGGCACGGACGCGGTGATGCTGTCCGGCGAGACGGCGAGCGGCGCGTACCCGGTCGAGGCCGTGCGCGAGATGGCGGCCATCATCCGCGAGGTCGAGGCGAGCGAGCTGTTCCACGCCCTGCCCCTCCCGGTGCGCGTCTGCGAGTACAGCTTCTCGAACGCGATCGCCCGCGCCGCGGTCACCGCCGCCGCCGAGCTCGACCTGAAGGCGCTCGCGGTGTACACCGAGACCGGCCACTCTGCGGCGCTCGCGAGCTCGTGCCGGCCG
The sequence above is drawn from the Pseudomonadota bacterium genome and encodes:
- a CDS encoding HEAT repeat domain-containing protein, whose protein sequence is MRLPRSPRHIALSSAVAILAAACGGADGEKGAAVRVEAGAVALAPAAGGGATVPDARSFRADAAAMIARLPRFPARAREGAAPRLDVTGTWSATGEEAAVRVEAKLQGVDARVPIRAAIVATGRAQGRSDASELARRGVDDLGKALASMFVLYGADEAAWVRALDGAEPDEQLLALALLADGKCRAAVPAIGAVLDDPRAQVAEAAADALVAIGDWSAVPVLIAGIRRGDVRSEVRAIEAISKLGGNEARAYLEMTAIGHEIPEVRALSLDALERLEEVERKHP
- the nadB gene encoding L-aspartate oxidase — translated: MRVDCDYLVIGTGVAGLEFARTVAGTGRVVMLTKRAADVSATSQAQGGVATVIDGTDSFEAHIADTLTAGCGLCRRDVVEMCVRDGPGRIAELQSLGARFTTRKGHPGELDLGREGGHSARRIVHAADATGREVVRTMLGNVRALPGVEIHENHVAIDVIVPRRHLADRVCKGAHALDTRTGEIHTYVAPVTVLATGGAGKVYLYTSNPDIATGDGVAMGYRVGALVSNMEFFQFHPTILYHPHAKSALITEALRGEGGVLRDLEGRAFMADYHPLRELAPRDVVARAIDSEMKKSGHDHVVLDATHLDRAFLAERFPTISATCAEHGIDIGAQPIPVVPAAHFSCGGLLTDRDGRTTVPGLFAIGETACTGLHGANRLASNSLLEGLVFAHRAGLAARETGRPSFDDVHDWEIGAAVPSDETVVVSQDWDELRRYMWNYVGIVRSDSRLARARRRHDVLMEEIKEYYWKYVITSDLLELRNISTVAHLIIDSARARRESRGLHYTVDHPRESGEAARDTVLARFGA
- a CDS encoding GDSL-type esterase/lipase family protein, whose product is MSAGEDQPVRRGPPFKIVVFAACFAVLGAAAYAVDRVWLSDDGAAAEEAGGAGAEPGGLSFGAASSAPSAALTAEVDREAARVASGARIAAPHLAIEDPGGAMRAFYLALAALEAGEGARVVRAIHYGDSILTTDHLSGRVRSILQQRFGDGGHGFILLGKPWRWYRHEGVTHGAWGKWRARPITADPLADGLYGLGGVAFEAQRQSHGRVRIGPAAEGDIGRRVSTVDLSYLEQPRGGSFDVIVDGGKRETVETRAPERRVAHKGVEVPRGASRVEIEFNNDGELRVFGAALESGERGVVWDSLAVNGARASVLGRYDRAHWIAELRQRDPRLVVLHFGANEGANRFLVLGEYRKDFAEVIATVREALPEASVLVVGPMDQARRLDTGGLGSAPMPEKLNAVQREVALETGCAFFDTWRAMGGKGSMAGWLGKGLGGADMIHPTEHGARKIGTWIAEALLYGYQNLDADAARPADAGVDGGAR
- a CDS encoding DUF1566 domain-containing protein; amino-acid sequence: MKTTALRALAAAAAAILATGCVVENQAAGGDDGGADGDSDADAGEDAGAYLACDENGDVCHFDADGDPVGVAVDCPDQNSVCVETDGGAPECQCVAHFELATGCSACETGWGGAACAVCEIGYGGAACAECVEPYVFADGECVYGAMCGADSLWLDDGALPGTARPDEELAVGGTPGEGTTVDLVTGLEWQRCPTGTVGDGTSCTGGDPERVTHAAAITHCAAPYGGHGDWRLPEASELQSLFDYKDGQFHINANYFWGLAEEIWSSTEMPGSGGQYFVVGYAGMSAGTSGDDLAYGLCVRDVAVPESTGPRFALGAADGSTAIDLWAAREWRRCAYGQVWYEASCLGVPEPCDPFADPPAEDPACGDEYGGHADWRVPNAAEMTSLLAWCDEARHYFAEAFAVPLGGDRYWTATAHPDMDYVYAFDLSARQPIALATPQGLPVLCVRDPG
- a CDS encoding DNA polymerase IV — protein: MSDAHPWPRTILHADMDAFFAAVEQRDRPELRGVPVIVGGPLRRGVVSTASYEARRYGVHSAMPMAEAVRRCRDAVVVPPDMARYAECSERIMEVFGRFSPLVEPLSLDEAFLDMTGTEGLFGGPGEAAERIRREVREATGGLTISVGVSCTKYVAKVASDRRKPDGLTVVPPGEVAAFLDPLPVSCLWGVGAKTLPRFEALGLATIGDVARAPRPLLEAELGALGPHAWMLANGIDDREVVPDRDARSVGAETTLAEDVTGEAAVSGLLGPLADRVARRVRRTGLLAGGVRVKLKTDAFRLHTRQARLRAPADTAEAFMAAARALLGELDLGERFRLVGMAAYDLRAEGDRGQLELFLDPRGERARRLERTVDAVCERFGDDALVKGGRDEEP
- a CDS encoding CAP domain-containing protein, translating into MCERWNADRADLSEGAWSGSLDTCDAGDITESARESALRLVNLYRWLCGLPAVTDDATKNAGAQECALMMHANGTLNHYPPTSWTCYSDAGASTAGQSNIATAAAVGAVDLYMVDPGNPTTIGHRRWILSNSLGPIGIGSTSGYSCMHVLYGSGSAGASWTAWPPSGQVPIAAFTPSWSSVDDTGWTVQSDSISLSSADVTVTLGGDDKPVTVTHLLEGYGSSSAISFIPSGWSTAAGNTYHVTLSGVSSPIEYDVEVIDCP